One Cryptomeria japonica chromosome 9, Sugi_1.0, whole genome shotgun sequence genomic window carries:
- the LOC131029798 gene encoding uncharacterized protein LOC131029798 isoform X1, with product MVGLTSRLSFIFFAFAFCAVVAALQIDSGLCKIVSCGKGRCNHTASDQPLGIIFPRCVCDDGWTQPSIGLSFSFLPCVIPNCSLDATCSKAAPAPAPRHRNSSDLLHPCGYPVCGEGSCRKTSDYGYACDCDQGYENLLNMTAGPCIRACSIGADCSRLGISLTPSQTPTPTPFRSADINKGRRFIYLNLCSSAEGDGFMPDRPTNSQLFFPVSVEMLIIRWAFTAKGF from the exons ATGGTCGGACTGACCTCGCGCCTTTCATTTATTTTCTTCGCATTCGCCTTCTGTGCAGTTGTTGCAGCTCTACAAATTGACTCAG GGCTGTGCAAAATAGTGAGCTGCGGGAAGGGAAGGTGCAACCACACGGCAAGCGATCAGCCTTTGGGCATAATCTTTCCCCGCTGCGTCTGCGATGATGGCTGGACGCAGCCCTCCATAGGCCTTTCGTTTTCCTTTCTCCCCTGCGTTATTCCCAATT GCTCACTCGATGCTACCTGTAGCAAAGCGGCACCCGCACCAGCGCCTCGGCACCGCAATTCTTCGGACCTTCTGCACC CATGCGGATATCCCGTTTGTGGAGAGGGTTCCTGCCGGAAAACGTCAGATTATGGCTATGCGTGTGATTGCGATCAAGGATACGAAAACCTCCTGAATATGACGGCAGGCCCCTGTATTAGAGCAT GTTCCATAGGCGCTGACTGTTCACGCCTGGGTATAAGCTTGACTCCGTCTCAAACCCCAACCCCAACTCCTTTTAGGAGTGCCGATATTAATAAAG GAAGgcgatttatttatttaaatctctgcaGCAGCGCGGAAGGAGACGGTTTTATGCCAGATCGCCCCACCAATTCTCAGCTTTTCTTTCCTGTTTCTGTTGAGATGCTTATAATTAGGTGGGCTTTCACTGCTAAAGGATTTTAG
- the LOC131029798 gene encoding uncharacterized protein LOC131029798 isoform X3 has product MVGLTSRLSFIFFAFAFCAVVAALQIDSGLCKIVSCGKGRCNHTASDQPLGIIFPRCVCDDGWTQPSIGLSFSFLPCVIPNCSLDATCSKAAPAPAPRHRNSSDLLHPCGYPVCGEGSCRKTSDYGYACDCDQGYENLLNMTAGPCIRACSIGADCSRLGISLTPSQTPTPTPFRSADINKARKETVLCQIAPPILSFSFLFLLRCL; this is encoded by the exons ATGGTCGGACTGACCTCGCGCCTTTCATTTATTTTCTTCGCATTCGCCTTCTGTGCAGTTGTTGCAGCTCTACAAATTGACTCAG GGCTGTGCAAAATAGTGAGCTGCGGGAAGGGAAGGTGCAACCACACGGCAAGCGATCAGCCTTTGGGCATAATCTTTCCCCGCTGCGTCTGCGATGATGGCTGGACGCAGCCCTCCATAGGCCTTTCGTTTTCCTTTCTCCCCTGCGTTATTCCCAATT GCTCACTCGATGCTACCTGTAGCAAAGCGGCACCCGCACCAGCGCCTCGGCACCGCAATTCTTCGGACCTTCTGCACC CATGCGGATATCCCGTTTGTGGAGAGGGTTCCTGCCGGAAAACGTCAGATTATGGCTATGCGTGTGATTGCGATCAAGGATACGAAAACCTCCTGAATATGACGGCAGGCCCCTGTATTAGAGCAT GTTCCATAGGCGCTGACTGTTCACGCCTGGGTATAAGCTTGACTCCGTCTCAAACCCCAACCCCAACTCCTTTTAGGAGTGCCGATATTAATAAAG CGCGGAAGGAGACGGTTTTATGCCAGATCGCCCCACCAATTCTCAGCTTTTCTTTCCTGTTTCTGTTGAGATGCTTATAA
- the LOC131029798 gene encoding uncharacterized protein LOC131029798 isoform X2 — MVGLTSRLSFIFFAFAFCAVVAALQIDSGLCKIVSCGKGRCNHTASDQPLGIIFPRCVCDDGWTQPSIGLSFSFLPCVIPNCSLDATCSKAAPAPAPRHRNSSDLLHPCGYPVCGEGSCRKTSDYGYACDCDQGYENLLNMTAGPCIRACSIGADCSRLGISLTPSQTPTPTPFRSADINKAARKETVLCQIAPPILSFSFLFLLRCL; from the exons ATGGTCGGACTGACCTCGCGCCTTTCATTTATTTTCTTCGCATTCGCCTTCTGTGCAGTTGTTGCAGCTCTACAAATTGACTCAG GGCTGTGCAAAATAGTGAGCTGCGGGAAGGGAAGGTGCAACCACACGGCAAGCGATCAGCCTTTGGGCATAATCTTTCCCCGCTGCGTCTGCGATGATGGCTGGACGCAGCCCTCCATAGGCCTTTCGTTTTCCTTTCTCCCCTGCGTTATTCCCAATT GCTCACTCGATGCTACCTGTAGCAAAGCGGCACCCGCACCAGCGCCTCGGCACCGCAATTCTTCGGACCTTCTGCACC CATGCGGATATCCCGTTTGTGGAGAGGGTTCCTGCCGGAAAACGTCAGATTATGGCTATGCGTGTGATTGCGATCAAGGATACGAAAACCTCCTGAATATGACGGCAGGCCCCTGTATTAGAGCAT GTTCCATAGGCGCTGACTGTTCACGCCTGGGTATAAGCTTGACTCCGTCTCAAACCCCAACCCCAACTCCTTTTAGGAGTGCCGATATTAATAAAG CAGCGCGGAAGGAGACGGTTTTATGCCAGATCGCCCCACCAATTCTCAGCTTTTCTTTCCTGTTTCTGTTGAGATGCTTATAA